The Setaria viridis chromosome 2, Setaria_viridis_v4.0, whole genome shotgun sequence DNA window CGTTGAAAGGAATTTTTTTGTCTTACAAAAAGTCTACGTTTAATTTCTTGACCACACTTTGCTTTATTAGTTCCGTGCATTTCTGGTTTGACTCTTGGAATGAATTCTTATAGCGTGCGTAATTTTGAACTAGATGGCACAATTTATGTACCCTATAAGAAGGCTGGGGATGTttgcccccttttttttttaaaaaaaagtgttAGTGTTATCTTTGGAGATCTGGTAGGTTGAATTGTTTGTGAGATGAGTTCGAATCTTGAGAATTGAAGCCCAGAAAATTAATTTTGGAGTGTGGAGGGGAGCATTCTAGAAAGAGTGATCTAGGGTGATCTGGACAGTACTTGGATTTAATACTAGCAGTCAATTTAGGATATTTCGATGCTGTTGTTGATATTATCTCATATTAGGATATTTAGAGGTTTCAATATTCCAAGCAGTTGTGGTTAGTGATGAGAGGATGTAGCTGTCTAGTACTTAGCACGATCAATTTCGTGACCACACTTTGCTTTATTGGTTTCGTGCATTTCTGGTTTGACTCTTGGAATGAATTCTTATAGCGTGCGTAATTTTGAACCAGATTGCACAATTTATGTACCCTGTAAGAAGGTTGGGGATGTTTgcccccttttttttaaaaaaaaaagtgttagTGTTATTTTTGGAGATCTGGTAGGTTGAATTGTTTGTGAGATGAGTTTGAATCTTGAGAATTGAAGCCCATAAAATTAATTTTGGAGTGTAGAGGGGAGCATTCTAGAAAGAGTGATCTAGAGTGATCTGGACAGTACTTGGATTTAATACTAGCAATCAATTTAGGATATTTTGATGCTGTTGTTGATATTATCTCATATTAGGATATTTAGAGGTTTCAATATTCCAAGCAGTTGTGGTTAGTGATGAGAGGATGTAGCTGTCTAGTACTTAGCAGGATCAATGACTTGGAGAGCTGTTTTAGGTCTGCTACTTTTGTCGGCCTGTACAGTTCTTGGATACCATGGAGCAAAGGGTAATGAAATAGCAAAATTTGTTACTGATGTTCTTGACAAAGCCAACAAGACCTACAAACCTACCTTGGAGTTTGCTATTCTTGCTGCAAAGTTTTTTACTTCCTTTGTGAAAAGGTGATGCTAAACCTAGTGTTCTAAATTTTCTCTAAGTTTGCTTAACACCACAACTGTACCCTATAAGTTTCCTGTAACTCTGCTTTGAATATTGCAACTCGAACTGATGGTGTATTGGTGTTAGTACACAAAAGGCCAATGGAAGTCATACTATCAGAGAGTACAAGTTTTGGTTTAGATGCAAGTGAAACTGGTTCTACTTTGGCCATGGAGCAAACACCGAGAACAGTCATAGTTACTGGAGGCGCACGGTGGAAACGTGTTTATGAAATATTGAACTTGTATATATAAGCTAATTGCCTGGAATTTTGCTTTTAGCCGCTGAAGTAACTTTACTTTTCATCACAATATTGTTCTCTAGTTTCAAGATCATAGAATGCAGTATCTACAAGAAATTGCTGCAGTACTTGATGTCTGAATTGTGTGATCGTTGGAGTGATCCTGAATTGTGGGATCGTTGAAAGGAATTTTTTTGTCTTACAAAAAGTCTACGTTTAATTTCTTGACCACACTTTGCTTTATTAGTTCCGTGCATTTCTGGTTTGACTCTTGGAATGAATTCTTATAGCGTGCGTAATTTTGAACTAGATGGCACAATTTATGTACCCTATAAGAAGGCTGGGGATGTttgcccccttttttttttaaaaaaaagtgttAGTGTTATCTTTGGAGATCTGGTAGGTTGAATTGTTTGTGAGATGAGTTCGAATCTTGAGAATTGAAGCCCAGAAAATTAATTTTGGAGTGTGGAGGGGAGCATTCTAGAAAGAGTGATCTAGGGTGATCTGGACAGTACTTGGATTTAATACTAGCAGTCAATTTAGGATATTTCGATGCTGTTGTTGATATTATCTCATATTAGGATATTTAGAGGTTTCAATATTCCAAGCAGTTGTGGTTAGTGATGAGAGGATGTAGCTGTCTAGTACTTAGCACGATCAATTTCGTGACCACACTTTGCTTTATTGGTTTCGTGCATTTCTGGTTTGACTCTTGGAATGAATTCTTATAGCGTGCGTAATTTTGAACCAGATTGCACAATTTATGTACCCTGTAAGAAGGTTGGGGATGTTtgccccctttttttttaaaaaaaaagtgttagTGTTATTTTTGGAGATCTGGTAGGTTGAATTGTTTGTGAGATGAGTTTGAATCTTGAGAATTGAAGCCCATAAAATTAATTTTGGAGTGTAGAGGGGAGCATTCTAGAAAGAGTGATCTAGAGTGATCTGGACAGTACTTGGATTTAATACTAGCAATCAATTTAGGATATTTTGATGCTGTTGTTGATATTATCTCATATTAGGATATTTAGAGGTTTCAATATTCCAAGCAGTTGTGGTTAGTGATGAGAGGATGTAGCTGTCTAGTACTTAGCAGGATCAATGACTTGGAGAGCTGTTTTAGGTCTGCTACTTTTGTCGGCCTGTACAGTTCTTGGATACCATGGAGCAAAGGGTAATGAAATAGCAAAATTTGTTACTGATGTTCTTGACAAAGCCAACAAGACCTACAAACCTACCTTGGAGTTTGCTATTCTTGCTGCAAAGTTTTTTACTTCCTTTGTGAAAAGGTGATGCTAAACCTAGTGTTCTAAATTTTCTCTAAGTTTGCTTAACACCACAACTGTACCCTATAAGTTTCCTGTAACTCTGCTTTGAATATTGCAACTCGAACTGATGGTGTATTGGTGTTAGTACACAAAAGGCCAATGGAAGTCATACTATCAGAGAGTACAAGTTTTGGTTTAGATGCAAGTGAAACTGGTTCTACTTTGGCCATGGAGCAAACACCGAGAACAGTCATAGTTACTGGAGGCGCACGGTGGAAACGTGTTTATGAAATATTGAACTTGTATATATAAGCTAATTGCCTGGAATTTTGCTTTTAGCCGCTGAAGTAACTTTACTTTTCATCACAATATTGTTCTCTAGTTTCAAGATCATAGAACGCAGTATCTACAAGAAATTGCTGCATTACTTGATGTCTGAATTGTGTGATCGTTGGAGTGATCCTGAATTGTGGGATCGTTGAAAGGAATTTTTTTGTCTTACAAAAAGTCTACGTTTAATTTCGCGACCACACTTTGCTTTATTGGTTCCGTGCATTTCTGGTTTGACTCTTGGAATAAATTTTTATAACGTGCGTAATTTTGAACCAGATTGCACAATTTATGCTGCCATGTTACATAGCAGGTTAACAGTACTGTTATGAGATATTCCAGTTTGTTGCAGACTGAAAACCATCGCTTCAACAGTGTGTTGTCCTTTGATTGCAACTTAGAGATAAGAATCAGCAAAACAACATCATTCTAGTTTCCCTTGTGCGATATGAAGTGGACATAATCGTTTAGCTGCAATTGCAATGATGTTAAGTTGGACCAAACCAAAAGTTTAAAGCAGAAGCGGCATTGCTTACtttaataaaaataatatataggtAAGATATAGATAAGATAATAACAATATAATAGGTAGAGTAAAGATacaaggaaaagagaaaaagaaagtgATATTATGCCGATGCTACGGTCACAAGATCGAGAAGTTTACACAATTCATTCACGACTTGTAACAGACTGGGAACAAGTTTAGACAGTGCGTCTCCTAACATTTGTCGTCCTTCATGGCATTGTAGCAGGCAGTAAACTCCACCGATAGCATACTTGATATACTTCTTGAGACCACTCACTTCATAAAGGAATGTTAACAGGTAAAGGAAATAAACCGGTGCCCTGCCACACAAAATCAAAATGATGATGTTAGCTAATCAATGCATGCCAGTAGTGTCCACATTGGTTCACCATATTATAAATTTTCAAAAGGATGCACGGGCTATACATGTATCATAAATTTTTACAGAATGTGGTCACCTGATAGCATCAAGCGGGCAAAGCTTGTTCTTGAATTCGTTTATAGCCATGATGACTAAGATAGCTGCATGGAACCGTACAAGGTTCAGTGATGGATACATCAAATGAATGAACACATTTTGATTTAGGCCACAATTACTACTTAAGTGTATTTTAGGGAAATAACCTAAGATGAAGGTTAAAGTATTAAGTTATCATAAGATTGGCAAATAATATTTCCGCTTCCGCAATCATGTGCCTctgattatatatattatttatcTAGAGACTTGATAAAGTTTTATGATTTATTTTATGATTTATATACTAATCAAAAGTTGTTTTTAGCTGTACGTCATCTAATTCATTCCCAGACAGATAAAGTCATCATTAAGTTTTTTTATGATCATTATTGTGAAATCTAATGTTATTTTGGGATAAGATGTGGCACACATATATATTCTGACCAAAGTTGTTTATATTCGTATGAAATGTTGAGTACTTATGTTTACATGAGAAATTCATGCCTATGGCAATAAGATGAAGTACTATTGATCATCTTCTCATGTTAAGTTCTACTTTGTTTCTGCCCAAAGGTGATGCAAAGTAGAACAATTAAGTCTTGTCAATATTATCAATTAGGGCACCCCTATTGATGATGTTTTGAATTTAGCCATAATTTTCTTGGTTGTTTTTAAGTACCCTCAATAAGAAATTAGCTAAGTTTATTAACATATTATTATCTTTTGTGAGGTCATAAATACTTGTTGCATGGATAAACGCAATAAGCTCCTATTAGAGAAGTCTTGATAATTATGAAATTGATGAGAAATCTAATGGTTTTATTGTTTATTAATATCTAATGGGAGCAACCTAAAGAAATATCTCTTTTGTTCGTGCCAGTTAAGGCTCTGGGGGAGCAAGTTCCCTGGTTTAATAATGTTAAGATTCATCTGGCAATAATGGAGAATAAATTATCAAGTCATAAGATCATGAGAATATATGTCTAAGAAAGAGATGTGAATTATGATTAAGTTAAAGAAATTTATGTTTACAAAGAAATATTAGCAAATTAAGATATGGCATTATGAGCATGATGATATATATGAAAGTTTTGAGATGAAGTCTAAGAGTTAAACGTGGATTGGAGGTTAATGCTAAAGGCTATTGGAATCTTTCCTATTAGTACAAATTCTAAGGTTTCATCCTCCATTCCAATAATGAAATATTAGTTATGAAGTTTCATCGAAACACGACACTATCGCTTAGTCCACATTTCGAGGGGAGAGTTGAACTTCCCATTAAAGAATGAAAGAATGAAATACTTCATCAGGTATGTCTATATGCATTTTCTTTTACGTAATGCCTTTTACGTAAGTCAATAATTATggataaaagaaaaattaagTGGGTTTAGTTACTAGTTTACTACCACAGATTATGCCAAAATTAAAACATTTATGCATATGTGAGGGAGGGGACGAAGCGGTCGGCgtgccggaggcggaggcggaagcCCGGGTCGTCGACGCGGCCGCGCAGGTCGCTGCACGTCGCGGCGCAGCGCACGAGCGTGGCCGGGTCGGAGCGCGCCGCGATGTCCGCTATGACGTCGAGCGGGAGCGACGCCGCCTGCCGGtgcctccgccgctgccccgTTGATTCTTGTGCCCGCGGCCTGGGGACGTCGacgtcgccgcctccgctcgccATGGTCGTCGGTTGGATTCACGAGACGGCatgcatatacatatatatccGAATCAAAGGAACCACACCGAGGCATATACAGATCCGGAGTGAAAAAGGCAACTacacttccaaaaaaaaagaagggaacTACTCAGTCCCAGTAGAAGTCTCCATCTTCGCCTCGCGGCGCCTCCCTATTTCACTGTGCAAGTCCATGGTCGATGGCTTACCAAGAACTGGACGAGGGGAACACTTCTAATTGGCCAACAAGAAGTGTGGCTTGCTAGATGCGGTTCTACAACAAGGATGCCAAGATGATTCAAGCTGCCACTTCTACAAGGTACTTATTGTGCACATTTTGCTTAGTATATGACCTTGCACGCCATGTTACTACTCTGGAGATATAAGTTCATGAATCTTTTGATGGTAGGTCCAAAGAAACTAGAGAAGCATCATGAACAAATTAAGCGAGAATCTCACTGGAACGGTTCAACACAACATCGATGCTCCATGAAACTGCAAAACTGCACTCGATTGCTTTTTACTATACTTATGCTACCTGTTGGCAGTACTACACAAAGATCTGAAGGGGCGTTGTATTTGGTACTGTTACATGATGTACATTCACTTGCACCAATTGTCAGTGTAGTCCTTGTAATTGCATTATATCCTTGACTATCTCTGAAACAATAACAAGCAATGCACCTCCCATAACAACTCCTAGAGTAAATTTCCCTCCTGGGACTATAGGGGGTACTGGAGCTTCCAACTCATCTGAATATCTCTCTGACCAAGACATAGCTGCTGGAAAAACTCCAAAGAGTACTAGAACTGAAAATAATACATGCAAGGTGTCAGTTCATTCTATTGAAGTAGGAAGTGCATTATATTAATCAGATGAATGCCTTATACTTTAATTTATAAAACCTTACTGCAATACATTATGGATGATCACAAATCATATGGATGTCTGGCACTTTTTATCTGCTATTTCTTTATGATTTCATAGCCACAAGGAGTACTTTTCATTTGGGTTGacataatttttttgaatttttttcatatattttttcttaACCCTGCTTGACCTTGCATTTTGAACCTAAGCCAATCGCTTGGGACTCCCAAGTACCCATCATAAAAACACATCCTGGAAACTTGATCTATTTCAGGTGAAAATTCATATGAAATGTAGTGTTTAGTTTCAAGATATCAGCTCAGAAGAAAAATTGAGTGATGTACTGTCAGTATAGTCCCATTCTGCCACATTCTTGATTCTTGCAAGGATAACAGATTATGAAGTAAAACAGTTTAATATACAGTAAAAAAGGTCCTTGCCTCCATAAGTTCCTGCAAAGTCCAATGCTTTGAAAAATATCTCCGGATCAAGCAGGGACAGAACAAGTGGAGGGAGCAGAGTTAATAAGAATGGCAGCGGTTTGTTCTGGCCACTTGGCAGTTTAAGCACTGCAAAGTTTTACAGAAGACACAAGAAAGAAGAGTGTAAGCACTAGTTCCATACCCTTGACAATAGTTATTGCTGTCTTGGTATCTCTCCCACGCACACAAAAAAAGGATAGGTTCTCCCTCAGGCTTAGCCGAGAAATACGATTGCTATGGACCAAAGATACTTACAGTCCGCTAGGAAGTCTGAGAGTCCTAGAATAAATCCAATGTATGATGTGCCTATAGCGAGAAATGAGAATGCCTCAACAATAGGCTGCAAACCAGAAGTCATGTTGAAATTAGTTTTAGTTTTCTAGAGAACTGTATGGACAACTTGAAAATACTTACCCCCACTGTCCCATTACTTGACCTCAGTAGTTCTAATGGATCAGAAACATTGCTATTCCCTGCAATGCCTGGAAGTGTCCCCAGGATTACACCATCCCATACTAGGAACAGAGCCAGGGGTATGGCAGTACCTGCTACGATAGCTGTTCTGCAAAACCCCAAAAGGATATACTTATACTTTTAAAATTTACCAAAATCTTCATTTGATATAGTACAGTCAATTTAGCAGATATTCATGATGTTTATTTAGTTAAAAAACTGTTGTTGCGTTGTATGCATAGCTCTGTTGTTGCAAGGCTGACAGTATTGGTAACACCTTTAACTGGCACAAATAACAAGTTAACAACTTCTGTACTAAATTAAGTATTATCATTTATGTACAAAATTATCCTCAGAAGACTTACCGTACTTTTGACAGGTTTCCCTCCAAATTTGTACAGAGAACAGGAACTACATTCTGTTAGAGCAAATACTTAGTCTAGTGCTAGAAGACAATTTTGCTCAACTAAATACGGATGGTAAACAGTATTACCTGGTATACAAATGAAAGGGCAATTATTGGTATACTTTGTGGAGCAGCAGCAAAATTTGCTTCAAGAAGAGAACTCCACTGTAGATTTCCACTTGCCACAACCTGTGTATACCAGATCAAGTTGTTATCTGTGCCAAAGGAGTTTTCCAAGTTGTCTGATGATCTAAGTTTTGTCACAAAGACATACTTTCTGTCCAAATATAAGCatataaaaaggaaaatgatcaCATTACTAAAAATGGGCCATGTTTTGAGCCAAACAGAACCTATCTGCATACAAGTATTGAGCTTATGTAATGTTTTACTCATCCCATTCTTTGTACCTGTGTATATTTGAAACTATAGTGATTCTCTAAGAGATTTTGAAACAATTATAACAGGTGTCTTGCATGTAAAGTTCCATTAGGACTTTGCTGCATACATGTCTGATAGCATTAGCACTTACAACAAGAGAAGTGAAGGATGTTAGGATGCCGATTACCAGAAATCCATTTACTGCACCGATCAGTCGCTGGCTGCGGTCATCAATACAGTTTGTTTTAGTGCATATAATCTCTTGGGGAAGTAATAAATGATAAATCGTTTTAAGATTATCAAGTACAAGAATTTAACTAACACTGTTCCCCTTATCTGAATTACTTGTACAACCCTTTTTTTCAACGAACTGTACATTCATTTTTAAAGCTAGAAAGACACTTAATAGCCATAGAGTTAGGATGTCTCATCTCAAGGACTCAGCTATACTGCATGTAGTCAGTAGAACATATATTGGATGCACCTTCTGATGAACCTTCTAGTCTAACCAAAAGGCTAAAAACTAAAGTCTTTTTcctcccccccaaaaaaaaggcTACAAAACTCAGAAAAAAAGAGAcatttgcttgtatgtttaCAGTTCTCGTGTTCAGGTTGTCTGAAACATTAACAATTGAAAATTACCTTCCAAAGTAACAAATTCCCCCGAAAGCCAGTGAAAACAGGGTAGCACTCTCCCATCTGCAATAGCACACCATCGACAGTTTAAGAGAAAGCGTGACTGAATGATTTAATGCTAAATCAAATGCACTCATTTTGTGACTGTTTTCTAGTTGCTTAGAATTCTACAAGTTATAGGTTAAGTTATTCTATGGAAGCAAAACTTCTGTAAATAAAACCAAGAGTCAGAGTATcctttgatgatgatgaagatttaGAAAATAGGCAATCTGTTGAGATTACCCAGGTAACGCTACAGGATGATGTGGTtacaaaaataatacaaggTATTCTATCTTTGTTGATTACTTTACAAAATAATAGTCACAGGGTAGTGAGTTATGAGATGACACAAGGATGAAGCATACAGCTGATGCTTGAGTCTTAGGACATGCCACcctaataaagaaaaaaagaaaataaaaaaggtctTACAATGGAATACCCAATGAGTTTGTTATGATATCTGAAGAGCGTGCCACGTATGCGACAAGAAGTGCATAATGTATAAATAAATAGGATAAGCTGCAGGCACAAGGAAAGCAAAGTTAGAAAATTTTCACAGGAGATATGAAATGTTAATTGAGTTGAAAAAAGAATTTCTGACTCTAAATGGTGAGCTAAATTTATGTGAGGATCTGAAGTTCCTTCTTCTTTTACAATTGTCAATTTATCATATTTCAGGCCTTCTATGCAGTGATAAACTTCTAGCATATGATTTCATCATACCAGGCTGTTATTACTCCGGATGGCCCTAGAGTGCGCATTGCCATTGAGACCTGGAACGTATGTTTCTTCAGATCGCTACTTTGAGATTGTGCAAGATACAAACTGTACAGGAAGCAAAATTCATAGCATGCAATTTTAGCTAAATTTTACGATTGCATATTCATTTTGATTGACCCTAAATAGTACTTTTGGTCCAGGAAATCATTACAGAAGAATATGTTATCTACCAGGGAAACACCTCCAGATCCTATCTCACACATGGTATTGACGTTTACTTCAGCAACTAACAGCCCTGTCACAACCTGGAAATGTGATGCCAATTATAGACGGTTTTACTGTAAACAATTTGATAAAATAGACACTGGGCCAATTATCAAACCGTCCTGTATCAAGGTGACACAAGAAACGGATATTCAAAAAAGTTTCCCTTATAAAGACAAGAATTTATCCATTGGTGCAGAATACAAAAGGATTTACCTTTCGTGGATCTCTGACTGCATGTCACCTTTAACAAGCGGGTTTGATAATTTACCCAGTCAATGACATTCAATTACCATGTATAACCAGCAGAAAATGCATGTAACTGCCGAGGCCAAGAACCCAGCTTCTTGTGTGACTGCAGGGATTGCGAGGATACCTGCCCCAACCTATTTGCAGAGAAAGAAGAGTAAGTGAAGTGTTATGAGGGATGCCAATTAGAGGAATTGCGAGTTTCTCTGGAAGTTATTTAAGCTCAATTGTGCTTTCCATTTCTCATAAATTTTGGTTTGCAATTTTTAGTCTGTCAGTGTCAGGCAATGCGTCATGCCAGAGATTTAGTTGATCAGGTATCCTGGGATTTTTCGATGTAGTTCTTATCCTGCAGGTTAGAACTCATCAGCAATTCCTACTTCAGGATTCAGCTCTTACAGCAAGAGGAAGAATAAGGGAAGAAACAGTACACTACCGTTGTGCCGGCCACAAGGAAGATGGCACTGGTGACGCTCCCTGAAACCAAAGCGAAACAGAGAAAGAACTCATTGGTGGGTTCAGATCAAACGCAACACTCTGAAGAGTTTAGAAAAGCTGCAGCCGTGCATTACCAGGCTCGTGCTTCATGGTCGCCTGGTTGAGGTTGGAGAAGAGGCGCTCCAGCTGCTGCGGCGATTCCGGCGGCTGCCGTTCGTCAGCGTACTGGGAACAGAGGCATCGCTGCAGCGGCCtccttgttcctcttcttactacTCGCCTGAGCACCGGTGTCCTTGCGGAGACCGAAGAAGGCGTGGTGAGTAACGACGGTTTCAGTAGAGGGTAGCAGTGAGCAGAGATCAACGCCATTGTTGAGCAAGGTTGTTCCTTCTCCGCGGCCGGCGTTCTACCAGCAGAAGCTGTTTGGCCTCGTGTTGCGTGTTATCCTCTAGCTGTTGTTGCTGGCCGTTCGTGTGGCTCAGctccaatttttttattttagcccttttaaatctaaaattttaaaaagagACTAGGTCAAACTAAAATTCCAAGAAGTAGCACTTTTGGTTGCGCCAAGTTACCTGGCACGACTAATAACCAAGTCGCGTCAAAGCTTGTGGCGCGACTGGCCATCCACGCTGTCACGGCGTGCGCGGGGTGGCTAGGCGGGCCGCTGAGCTGGCAGACCGAGTCGCGCCACATGCTCTTGTACGACTGAGTCGCGCTAGGCGTCGTGGCGTGACTCAGTGCATAATACTTGCGCCCACCGgccccttctttcttcctcctcacttccTCCCTTTCCCTCCCAGCCCCTCCTATGGCGCCGCCTATACTCCTCCCCCTCTAGATCCACTCCATCCCTCACCTGATTCAAAGGGGAAACGATGGGAAATTGTTCCGGGATGGTAACTCCTCCCCTCtaactaattattttttttctcaattttgttatttttgttGGATTTGAGGTGGTTAGGTTTTGTGTATGATTTGAGTTGCATAGGTGGATTGAGTACGAATCGGCTATGATTAGGTGTGTTGTATCATGCAAGTAGATACTGTATCGTATAGTTTCTCTTGCATTGTAGGATCTGGAAGTGTTAATTGTGGGTAAATTGTTTTTTAAAAATTCTTCAATAATGCTTTCAAGATATAGTTTTTGTATATATTTGGCAATGTAGAAGTCGTAAGTAAATAGGTGAAGGTTCATGtaattaatttaatttggtGGTTGTGTGTAGATGGATTGTTTAATTCGTTTTTCCTCGGATGGCACGGTTGATGATAATGGAGAGTTTGTAATAATGAGCCAACAAGTAGCAAGATTTGATAGTCCAGAAATGGTGTTCCCGCTAGAATCGGGGAATAGGAACCTAGACACCATATGCCACAGCCATGCAAGGGCTTACCtagtgttggtatattta harbors:
- the LOC117845441 gene encoding uncharacterized protein isoform X4; protein product: MALISAHCYPLLKPSLLTTPSSVSARTPVLRRVVRRGTRRPLQRCLCSQYADERQPPESPQQLERLFSNLNQATMKHEPGSVTSAIFLVAGTTVGAGILAIPAVTQEAGFLASAVTCIFCWLYMVVTGLLVAEVNVNTMCEIGSGGVSLLILFIYTLCTSCRIRGTLFRYHNKLIGWESATLFSLAFGGICYFGSQRLIGAVNGFLVVASGNLQWSSLLEANFAAAPQSIPIIALSFVYQNVVPVLCTNLEGNLSKVRTAIVAGTAIPLALFLVWDGVILGTLPGIAGNSNVSDPLELLRSSNGTVGPIVEAFSFLAIGTSYIGFILGLSDFLADLLKLPSGQNKPLPFLLTLLPPLVLSLLDPEIFFKALDFAGTYGVLVLFGVFPAAMSWSERYSDELEAPVPPIVPGGKFTLGVVMGGALLVIVSEIVKDIMQLQGLH
- the LOC117845441 gene encoding uncharacterized protein isoform X2, with amino-acid sequence MALISAHCYPLLKPSLLTTPSSVSARTPVLRRVVRRGTRRPLQRCLCSQYADERQPPESPQQLERLFSNLNQATMKHEPGSVTSAIFLVAGTTVGAGILAIPAVTQEAGFLASAVTCIFCWLYMVVTGLLVAEVNVNTMCEIGSGGVSLVSMAMRTLGPSGVITACLSYLFIHYALLVAYVARSSDIITNSLGIPLWESATLFSLAFGGICYFGSQRLIGAVNGFLVVASGNLQWSSLLEANFAAAPQSIPIIALSFVYQNVVPVLCTNLEGNLSKVRTAIVAGTAIPLALFLVWDGVILGTLPGIAGNSNVSDPLELLRSSNGTVGPIVEAFSFLAIGTSYIGFILGLSDFLADLLKLPSGQNKPLPFLLTLLPPLVLSLLDPEIFFKALDFAGTYGVLVLFGVFPAAMSWSERYSDELEAPVPPIVPGGKFTLGVVMGGALLVIVSEIVKDIMQLQGLH
- the LOC117845441 gene encoding uncharacterized protein isoform X1, whose protein sequence is MALISAHCYPLLKPSLLTTPSSVSARTPVLRRVVRRGTRRPLQRCLCSQYADERQPPESPQQLERLFSNLNQATMKHEPGSVTSAIFLVAGTTVGAGILAIPAVTQEAGFLASAVTCIFCWLYMVVTGLLVAEVNVNTMCEIGSGGVSLVSMAMRTLGPSGVITACLSYLFIHYALLVAYVARSSDIITNSLGIPLWESATLFSLAFGGICYFGSQRLIGAVNGFLVIGILTSFTSLVVVASGNLQWSSLLEANFAAAPQSIPIIALSFVYQNVVPVLCTNLEGNLSKVRTAIVAGTAIPLALFLVWDGVILGTLPGIAGNSNVSDPLELLRSSNGTVGPIVEAFSFLAIGTSYIGFILGLSDFLADLLKLPSGQNKPLPFLLTLLPPLVLSLLDPEIFFKALDFAGTYGVLVLFGVFPAAMSWSERYSDELEAPVPPIVPGGKFTLGVVMGGALLVIVSEIVKDIMQLQGLH
- the LOC117845441 gene encoding uncharacterized protein isoform X3, which gives rise to MALISAHCYPLLKPSLLTTPSSVSARTPVLRRVVRRGTRRPLQRCLCSQYADERQPPESPQQLERLFSNLNQATMKHEPGSVTSAIFLVAGTTVGAGILAIPAVTQEAGFLASAVTCIFCWLYMVVTGLLVAEVNVNTMCEIGSGGVSLLILFIYTLCTSCRIRGTLFRYHNKLIGWESATLFSLAFGGICYFGSQRLIGAVNGFLVIGILTSFTSLVVVASGNLQWSSLLEANFAAAPQSIPIIALSFVYQNVVPVLCTNLEGNLSKVRTAIVAGTAIPLALFLVWDGVILGTLPGIAGNSNVSDPLELLRSSNGTVGPIVEAFSFLAIGTSYIGFILGLSDFLADLLKLPSGQNKPLPFLLTLLPPLVLSLLDPEIFFKALDFAGTYGVLVLFGVFPAAMSWSERYSDELEAPVPPIVPGGKFTLGVVMGGALLVIVSEIVKDIMQLQGLH